In Oncorhynchus gorbuscha isolate QuinsamMale2020 ecotype Even-year linkage group LG03, OgorEven_v1.0, whole genome shotgun sequence, the DNA window CTTGTACGATTGCACCACTTGTTTCAATCATTTAGAAAATCTAAAAATTGGCTTGTGGGTGATTTGTAAGGACACAAGCCATTATAGGGTTATATTAGCGATGTCTCGACAATAATACTATGACCTCTTTTTGTTTCACCTCCCCCACAGATGAGTGTGGGCCAGAGGGCAACTCTGACCTGCACGCCGGACTTTGCCTATGGCAGCAAAGGGCACCCTGGTATCATCCCAcccaactctaccctcatctttGACGTGGAGCTGATGGGCCTGGAGTGATGTTTGTGTGCACTTACTACATGTTTAATTCCACTCAGATTTTCAGGGTGAGACAATTCTGCAGACAAATAGCCTGTTCAAATTGCACTACTACATTGTTGGAGTACATTATAGTTGTATGAGCTTATGTGCTCATTGGTGTGTTTAACAAGCTTTGGTGCTCATCTCCCATAATCCCCTCGGTCGTGTCTGTTCTGTTAACCACATAATGCATCCCTGTCCCCTTCTACAGGTTGACTCCTATCTCGGGAACATGGATGAAAAGGCAAAAGGAAGATAAATGCACTTGACTCCTGTAAAAGACTCACATCTACAGCTTCACCACttcactctcctttccatttATATTCAAATGTGTCACTTGCTTAAAATACCTTATTCTTGATATATCTTGTAGTAGATCACCCTAACAAGTCATAGGCCATACCTTTCAGATGTCATGTCATTTTATTGTTATGTATGTTTTTATGGTATTTTTTGTTGTGAAATTTGTAAGTCATACCTGCCATCAGGGGTAGGTACTGACACAATTTTGGATAAAGTATCATTATACAAATATTCAATTTGATCTCATTCTTGTGGCTCAGAGTGGCCTTGCTTTTCAGAAAATGTGTTACTGTGGACATGATAATCGAGGACAAAAAACTATGAATAAATGACTCCCCAAATGGATTGGATTAATGTAATTGGATTGCAGAAGTTTACTGAAATGAGAACCACCCAAAATGTTTTCAaagtcagcaatcaagtttttgAGAGAGAACTTTCAAAATACATAAATACTGCTGGTGTGATTGCTGACATTCAAAATATTTTGGGACTAGCAACAATGGACTAACAAATATCTAAATAGTTTTGGGGTGGAATTTTCATTTTAAATTTAATGATTTGGTTCATATATTTTTTCCCAGACATGTCAACTTTCTGAATTGAACACTGTAGACAGATAAGCGTGGCACATACTGTTGGTAAGGCCAAATATTACATGTGTAATTAAAGACGGTCATTATTGTAGTGCAGAACTCGCATGCCGGCAGGTGTAGTCCTCTCGAGCAACAAAATGGGTGAATTTTCTATGGTATGTTTCAATAAAATTATCACCCTTTATCCCCCAGTAGGCTTGACCTTGTTTGGTCTGATTTCTCAATTTTTTCTTGTATCATTGATTTAATGCTGAACAGTATCTGACAACTGTATACCAATTATTTATAGTGTTCTGAGAAGTGCTGAGGGCTTATTTGAGCACCATTAGTAATCACAAGGGAATGCAAAATAGAGACCCTTTGTTTTGGGCCAAATATcattcacagtattattccataATTGTACTATAAGATTTTTGAAGTTGCATGATATTGTTTTCAGAGGATTAGTGAAGTGCTAAAGGAAGGAACTTGTTCAGCAAGCTATGCAAAGGCAACTTTCAGTTTATTTTCAAAGGGAAGAGGAAATACATCCAGAGCTATTTACACTTTGCATTCTATAGCTTTTTGTGCAATTTATCAACCCAAGTAAAGACATCCCATCATTGCTTTTTCTCATTGATATTGACTACTGAATTTGAATAATTGTCGGTAATGTAGCTTTAGCGGCACAATGTGGCTCAAAAGAAGActggcatggttaatgtttgacATGCAAAGCCACTACAAACTtaaagtagtacagtatagtCCCAAAGGTGGGGAAAAAAGTGCAATGTTTGAAACAAATATCTAGGCTAACTATTGATCATATTCTTAATATCGTAAATTGCGAAATTTAGTAAATGGTATATGTGCCTTAACAAATACCTAGCTAGCATTTTTTATGACTGGCATTCAGCATTTGCATGGATAGTGACAGTGCTAGTCTTATTCAGAATGTTTATCTTATCCTTGGACTATAAATAAAAAGTAATGAAACCAGAAAAACTTTGGATCCCTGAAATGTAATAGATTCTCCATCTCTCAGTAGTTGTGCAAACGTGTATTTTTCTATCCTCTATTTTCTTGAGAAAAAAATATAATTCAAAGACATTCAACTAGAACTCCTACTCAGATCCCTCATTCACTTAGCTCCAGAAACTAAAATAAAATGTTGCTGATGTTTAACAAGATGAACCATATTCACCCCAATTTCAAAGACAACACTAGAAGATTAATGGAGCATACATCAAAGTCTTCAAGGTTCAAATGTAGCAAGTCTATTTAAAGTGAGGTAATGGCAAAAGGCTGAACATTTCTCAGGGTTACATGCAATGTACAGTTACGGGAGACACTGTAGACCGGTGTCAAGTCAATTTAAGCAGGCTCATGCATTCCCCATCAAATCACTATTGCATTAGATTTTCTTTGATAGCAAGGCATGATTACAAATCTAACAGAAACAGGCTTGAACTATACAATTAGCCTAATTCCTGTCTGCTGTAACCAATAAACAAAATTCACAAAGGTCAACTGCAATACAATCGGATAATGTAAATCTCAAGTTCATCCTCAAATCAGACGTGGTGGGTGGAGAATAAAAAGCAATAGGAGTTTAAGTCCAAATCAAAGTCGGTATAATTGCCTTCGTGGCTGTGGCTCGTAAGAGGTTGGGGTTGCATGGTTACTGTGAGGGGAGTCAGGGGGCTAAAGAGTAAAGTTGTCAGATATCGGTCGCCCCATTCATGCTTGTGGGTTCATGACCCCGACCACATCCCCTGCGTCGCAGAGAGTGAAGGGCCACAGCGCAGCAACCCCGTAGCAGAGAGCCAATGTGGTAGACAGGCATGACCTCCCGGGGGGCCCCATGGCACAGCCAGGCCACTGTCGGCACTACCGGCATGGCCACCGCCAACAGGTCCACCAGGAAGTATCGGCTCCAGAAGTTCCGCTGGGgagccccctcctccccctcttccccttccACAACAATTTCACCTTCAACTTTAACagcctcctccttctccaccactgTCACGCTCCCTTGCCTCTCTAGTGAATACAATGACACAGGCTTGGGCTGGCAGGTTTGGGTCACTGTTGGCATTACTGTCATCTCCACTGGGCCATCTGGAGGCAGCGGTTCTAGGTTGTAGGAGagctggggaggaggggaggaagacaaGAAGGGAGGAAACGGTTGTTGTTCAGAGTAGGCTGGGGTGATGTCGGTTGTTGCCAGGGAGATGATGCTTagctcttctccccctccttcctctgagacCCAGGTCATGGTGGGGCTGCAGGCCTGGGATCGGACCTCTGGTTTCACATCTGTCACGGGGGCAGCAGCAGCCGCTGCCATTGCAGCCGGGGGCTCCTCCTGAGGGAGGTGCAGGAAGAGGTGGTGATGCGGGAGGCAGGTGTGTCCGCTGCACCTGCAGCTGTTACCTAGGGAATGGCAGGAGTGGGAGACGGGCAGGACAGCCCCCCCGCTGTACAGTCTCTCGTAGGTGGAGGAGTGTGGCATGGTAGAGAAGAAGGGGCCACGGGCGGAGCCGACTGGGTTTTGTTCTGACAGAAGGGCTGCTTCCAGGAGCAGGTGGGTCCGTCCCCCTTCTGCCCGTGCCGCTGCACGCAGGTCAGGCCCTGGGACATTTCCGTTGCAGTCCAGATGCAGGCCCTCACTGCTCAGCCGGGTGTAGGTGGTGCTGCGGTTCAGGGTGCTGGCTGGGGAGCAACCACATGAGCGGGACTTGACTGGTCTGGGTCCCTGTGGTGAAAGGTATGGCTTTTGGTTGTGGGGGGATTTTTCTGGGGTGCCGAGATTTGATCGTACTGTCTCCACAACCTCATGTAGGTGCTGGATCTCCCTGCGCGCCTCCTTTAGAGCAAGCTGGGCCTCCACACGATGACActcctcctctatccagtccTCTTGCATCCGACACAGCTGGGTCCTCATCTCAGTTATCTCACtgtccctgagagagagagaaggagagagggggaggggtttgAGAATATGAGGGCTTCCCAAGGAAAAGTAATCAATGTGTGGTTTGCCTTGAGAGGCATGAGAAGTCTGATATACAATCCCAGTTTCTGTAGTGAAATGGAAGACCGTTATTGATGTTGCTATTTTTGGAGTCATAGTGTGGTTAAATGCAACCCAAGAGCTGGGTTGTGAATAAGACACTTCTATTGGCCATTAGATCTGAAGTATCACATTGATCAGGAACATTCTGCTTGTCACAACGCATCCCTCCGGACTCACCTGTGCTGCAGTATCTCAACATTCTCCCTTAGCCTGGCTCGCAGGTGTCTGATACACACCTCCTTCTGCTGCAGGGGTGTGAGGTACTGCTCTGGTGTGGGGGGACGGATCCCATGGTTATCACTGCAGGTGGTGTGCTTCGTCTGACACCTGGGTTTGCATAAGGGTGTGAAGGAGAGTGTATAGTGATTACCAGTTATGCATCAGAGATCAATCATCAGATAAAAACTGCCATCATAACAGAAGCTGAGGAAGATGCTAGAAGATATCAGTGAGGTCTTTCGGTTTTTAAAATAAATGCTGAATCTCAAAACTACATGAAATGCTTTCCCCCCCTTTTATTGCAAGGCAGATGCTACACCCTTTTCTGAAAACATTTACTTGGTATTCTTCTGAATCATTTTTATTGCATGATATTTTGGGCTCAACCTTAAAAAAAACATTCCTAAAACAAAACTGTTTGCTTGTGTCTTGCATATGATGTACAGATGCTGTGTCTTACCTGGGTGTGCCAGGGTATGTCCGGGCTGTAGGACTGCCCTCACTAGCCCTGCCAGGATAAGTGTTGGTGGGGTAAGTGTTGGTATTGGAGGCATTGCTATGGGAATGGCGCCCACTGCTCGTAGCCACTGACCGCCTGTAACAGAGAGGCTACGTTAATGTTACACATTGATGAGACTCTTATCTTCAGTCAAAAACATTAAGAAAACAAACAAAATCAATGGATTGCTTCCAAAAATTCACTCACTATACATGTGGTACTATATTACCCTAACATTTTCATACATCATCACTTGGGATCATCACACAGCAAAAAAATAATAGCGAGAGAAGGCAGCAGCAGTACCTGCGCTGACCTGCAGAGGGCTTCCGACTGGGAGGGAGTGACATGGGTGTGGACCACCACTATCTCTCTGCTGCTGGCTCCAAGATGAAGTCTAGGAAGATGGCTTACAGTTGGACTGTACAATACATAATGTACAAAGATAGAGAAAACAGAATGACATAGACAGGAGATAATCCGTTAAAAACGAACATAGAAAAGCAATCCATTTTGGTGACATTTCCTCTACCCACCAGATACCACTTTTAATCCCTGGGCAAGGACATAATCCTATGTCATGGTCTCAAACTGTGTATTAAAAAAACACATTAATTATAAGATAATAAAGTTGGGTTTTTTCTTGGGGGGGAGGGGTTGTAGGCCTACTGTTTGTTGTGGCCCTGACTGCCCTGCATGTTAGGAGCCCATTGATGAGTGAACCAGTCTGGCCATCAGGAGCCCTTCAACAGATAAAGAAGCCTTTCACAGGACAGACCAGGGCAGAGACAGGGCATTCTGTGAGTCCATCGCCCATCTCACTGCTGCACAACCCATCCCTGGTAACCACAGACAGCCGGGAATAAACAGAAATCATAATATCCACCGGCAAAATCCAATGAACCAAGAGCCAAAAATAACAAATAACATAACAAAACCAGACCAGTTGGTACAGAAACAAGTGTTGTGCAAACAGAATTGCAGCATCAGCACATCTGTGGCTGACTGAGCTGAGCAGCCTAGCTCAAACAATAATAGAGCAAAAAAGTATGATCAAAAGAGAAAATTCCTGCTGAGCACAAAGCAGCTCAGAGATACAAAGACATGGCATGTCTGTGATATGGTTGTCTACTGTCACTCTGCCAATGGGACATTTGAGGACACAGTACAATTGATCAATACAGGAAAGCATGGGAGAGCCAGGGATCACAACTACGCCTACCCTACAGTGGATAATGTAGAGCCTCTGCACAACAGGTGGTGGGTCAAGCAATGTACTTCTTATGTCATTGTGAGCAGCAGCAGACGGCATAACTGGGTTGTAGAATGAGGGTGAATTGACAGGAATAAGGTTTAATGTTGGCTGATCATTTGATTCACCTTAATGCCACCTACCTAGGTTTCTGGGAAATTACTGAATCAGGTTGAGCATGGTGCTTTACGTCATCTGTACAATGCAGAAGGGCAAGGAGCGCTGTACAGGCTTTTCGCTCATGAACAAACTGAACATTACCACTACAATTGGCAATATTTTAATCAATGTCTTCTTTTCCTATAGACGCGTGCGCTGTTGATGAATGGGCAAGACGCAGAAAGCCATTAGCACTAAACATATCAGTTGGATCTCCGTGCGTCACTACGAGACATTGACATTATAGAAAACAACTACTATACCATAGATTATATGCCAGTGCATATCTAAAAGCAAAATCCTACCAGCCAACATCACTTTCCGGTGAACACAAACATTCCATCCAACGCTTGGAATCTTCCGGACGAGGCAGAAATAGGTGACAAACGAATTTAGCCCTGGCTGTGCCCTACATAGGCTACTGGGATTCAATACACCAGCCTCCTCTCTGATGCAGCGATTAcctgactctgatctctgacaTAGCAGTACACTAACAAGATGATACGATTCCCAACATTTACCATTTTTGCAGGCCGATAATTAGTCCTACATCGTGGAGTAGAATATGTCCCCTCCGGACTTGTGTATGGACGCTTGAGAACCGTCACCAGTGGCAAGTAGATGGTTACTGTGCTGCTGATGAGAGTCCATGCCGGGAGCCACCTGTGTGAATCTAGCCACAATAGCGAAATTTGCTGttcgccttcaaaataaaagttccCCATTGTGATTAAAAAATAACAGTGGAATCACGCAATAATTGCACTAATGCTAAACAAGGTCGGAATGTTATTATATAAATTCAACAAGACATTAATTAAAAATACTCAGTGATATCCAAGGATAACAATTCTGACGTTTACACAAATAGCGTCATAGGTCATACTAAGGAACTTCAAATGTGGGAAATCACCTCAATATTCAGCCTATTGTGAGTAATGAACATTCATATTGcaatgtacagccttacctatggctCTTCAGTCCATGAAATGGGTATCAGCCTTTTATTTTGAAGGTAAACCTCAAATTCCAcgattgtggctagcttcacataggtcTGAGAACCTGCTACGAAGATATTTAGGTAATTACGTACAATGCATCGGATTCTCGTAAAGACACAATGAATCATGGCGCACCATTCGGCAATTATCTAACACCTACCGATGGTAGGGCATCTGGGGATGGTCTGATGGTAGTATCTTTGCCAACATGTTTATTTACAAGGGGCATGGgtgtttggaaccaaaaatgtatcAGGCCAGGGCAACAGTGTTGTATGTAAATGTGTAATGAAATAGATTCATTAAAATAATTTCCATTGTATCCTCATTAGTCTTCAACGTATTAACTCAACATCCTTCTATGGTGAACTTCTCGTTAAGAATAAAAACAATTCCTTAATtaaaaacactgaactaaaactaCCCTTATTAAATGACTGAAATTGGTAAATCCAACAAATCCTAGTCTGTCGGCATAATGAACAAAACCATCTTATTCAAACAAGTAAAGTAAACCTAAAGCTCCTGAACAAAACAACAGAACATTCCAAAACATTTACTCTGACCCAATGAGACAAATCAGATGTTAACCCTGTGCAAATTATGTCTTGTAGCAGGCCCTGCTTTCTCACAAAGGGAGTGACTTGGGTCTGGGTCCTGGGAGATTCATAGAGGTGACATAACTATCTCATTAGTGCTGGATATCACAACCCAGTTTGATAAATATTATCCAAATAATATTTATTGGTGTAATCAGTTCTTAATTAGTGTCCATGCTATGAGACGTATGACGAGGGTGTCTAGACCGCTGGAGTTTTGTGCAGTTATTGACAGATAGCAGTGAGTCTATGAATGAGGCACAATTAGCAGGTGTCTTCACCTCTTAGAACCTGAGTCCAGGTGTGGCTATAATGTCAACATAAGGCTCGCTCTGGTGCAGGTCCAGGGCCTGCTGTTTCTTCAGCACCAGGAGGCAAAAGAAGGTAGCCGAGGCCTGGGAGCGACTGTTCCTCTCACACAGCATCTGCAGGCTGAACATGGCGTTGCTTCTGCTGCTCTGAATCTGTTTAGGGATGTCATCAGGACAACATAGAAAAATCAGAATTTTGTTTATAGGGGATAGGTCAGTTATGGATTGATTATATAAAGGATAAATGTCAGAAAAGCAGGGAAAATCCCATCCCAGTTtgttataacacaacacacaatcGCACATTGCAGCAATTTCATCTCCACCAACTGTCACCTAATCATGCCCTTTAATCTTTTAAATCCGTCATCTGTGATTCAGTGGATTTCTGGATCTGATTGTAATCAAGCTAGCAAGCTGACAAAGGGTAAGAATGGATGCTCTGCTGCATAGGGGTACATGCGTTCTTACTTTGAGAGCGTTTAGTAGTTTCTGAGCTCGGCtggtcatcctcctctcctcaaagTCATCCTGGCTGTCCACCAGACTGTAGTGTGGTAtaacaacacattacagagtgtactgtagtacatcacatCACACTATTTATTTTACCCAtttttttgtgatatccaattggtagttacagtattgtcccatcgctgcaactcccctacagactccagagaggcaaaggtcgagagccatgcgtcctccggaacacgaccctgccaagccgcactgtttCTTGACACACTGTTTGCTTAACCTGGAGgacagccacaccaatgtgtcagaggaaacactgtccaGCTGGCGACCGAAATCAGCTTGTAGGCGCCCGGCCCACCAAAAggaggagtcgctagagcgtgatgggacaaggaaatcccggccggccaaacacTCCCATGACCCGGAcgccgctgggccaattgtgcaccgcctcatgggtctcccggtcacggctggctgtgacacagtcagggatcaaacccgggtctgtattAACGCCTTATAACACTACGCCAATCAGGAGGCCCCGTTTGTGCTTTTCTGTGTGTAAGCATgcgagtatgtgtgtgtattcaatGCATGTGAAAGAACCTGTGTGTGCCATGTCACATTCGATGGAGTTTCCCTGTCCATTCCAGCAGGATGAACATGCATGGAATCCTCCGAAGGAAGCTCAGGGTGAGAAACCTCAAATCTACTCTCATCCTGAgacaagaaaaagagagaaaaggagaaaggggGAACAAGGAATGTTGTCAGAAAAAGTTATAGACAATGGGGAAACCTGGttgaataaatatataaacactTTTTAATGGTAAAAATGTTTTTATCCAGTGCTCATGTTGAACTCTTTACA includes these proteins:
- the LOC124032113 gene encoding syntaphilin-like isoform X4 is translated as MPPIPTLTPPTLILAGLVRAVLQPGHTLAHPGVRRSTPPAVITMGSVPPHQSSTSHPCSRRRDSEITEMRTQLCRMQEDWIEEECHRVEAQLALKEARREIQHLHEVVETVRSNLGTPEKSPHNQKPYLSPQGPRPVKSRSCGCSPASTLNRSTTYTRLSSEGLHLDCNGNVPGPDLRAAARAEGGRTHLLLEAALLSEQNPVGSARGPFFSTMPHSSTYERLYSGGAVLPVSHSCHSLGNSCRCSGHTCLPHHHLFLHLPQEEPPAAMAAAAAAPVTDVKPEVRSQACSPTMTWVSEEGGGEELSIISLATTDITPAYSEQQPFPPFLSSSPPPQLSYNLEPLPPDGPVEMTVMPTVTQTCQPKPVSLYSLERQGSVTVVEKEEAVKVEGEIVVEGEEGEEGAPQRNFWSRYFLVDLLAVAMPVVPTVAWLCHGAPREVMPVYHIGSLLRGCCAVALHSLRRRGCGRGHEPTSMNGATDI
- the LOC124032113 gene encoding syntaphilin-like isoform X2 — its product is MSLPPSRKPSAGQRRRSVATSSGRHSHSNASNTNTYPTNTYPGRASEGSPTARTYPGTPRCQTKHTTCSDNHGIRPPTPEQYLTPLQQKEVCIRHLRARLRENVEILQHRDSEITEMRTQLCRMQEDWIEEECHRVEAQLALKEARREIQHLHEVVETVRSNLGTPEKSPHNQKPYLSPQGPRPVKSRSCGCSPASTLNRSTTYTRLSSEGLHLDCNGNVPGPDLRAAARAEGGRTHLLLEAALLSEQNPVGSARGPFFSTMPHSSTYERLYSGGAVLPVSHSCHSLGNSCRCSGHTCLPHHHLFLHLPQEEPPAAMAAAAAAPVTDVKPEVRSQACSPTMTWVSEEGGGEELSIISLATTDITPAYSEQQPFPPFLSSSPPPQLSYNLEPLPPDGPVEMTVMPTVTQTCQPKPVSLYSLERQGSVTVVEKEEAVKVEGEIVVEGEEGEEGAPQRNFWSRYFLVDLLAVAMPVVPTVAWLCHGAPREVMPVYHIGSLLRGCCAVALHSLRRRGCGRGHEPTSMNGATDI
- the LOC124032113 gene encoding syntaphilin-like isoform X3; amino-acid sequence: MSLPPSRKPSAGGQWLRAVGAIPIAMPPIPTLTPPTLILAGLVRAVLQPGHTLAHPGVRRSTPPAVITMGSVPPHQSSTSHPCSRRRDSEITEMRTQLCRMQEDWIEEECHRVEAQLALKEARREIQHLHEVVETVRSNLGTPEKSPHNQKPYLSPQGPRPVKSRSCGCSPASTLNRSTTYTRLSSEGLHLDCNGNVPGPDLRAAARAEGGRTHLLLEAALLSEQNPVGSARGPFFSTMPHSSTYERLYSGGAVLPVSHSCHSLGNSCRCSGHTCLPHHHLFLHLPQEEPPAAMAAAAAAPVTDVKPEVRSQACSPTMTWVSEEGGGEELSIISLATTDITPAYSEQQPFPPFLSSSPPPQLSYNLEPLPPDGPVEMTVMPTVTQTCQPKPVSLYSLERQGSVTVVEKEEAVKVEGEIVVEGEEGEEGAPQRNFWSRYFLVDLLAVAMPVVPTVAWLCHGAPREVMPVYHIGSLLRGCCAVALHSLRRRGCGRGHEPTSMNGATDI
- the LOC124032113 gene encoding syntaphilin-like isoform X1, which translates into the protein MECLCSPESDVGCPTVSHLPRLHLGASSREIVVVHTHVTPSQSEALCRRSVATSSGRHSHSNASNTNTYPTNTYPGRASEGSPTARTYPGTPRCQTKHTTCSDNHGIRPPTPEQYLTPLQQKEVCIRHLRARLRENVEILQHRDSEITEMRTQLCRMQEDWIEEECHRVEAQLALKEARREIQHLHEVVETVRSNLGTPEKSPHNQKPYLSPQGPRPVKSRSCGCSPASTLNRSTTYTRLSSEGLHLDCNGNVPGPDLRAAARAEGGRTHLLLEAALLSEQNPVGSARGPFFSTMPHSSTYERLYSGGAVLPVSHSCHSLGNSCRCSGHTCLPHHHLFLHLPQEEPPAAMAAAAAAPVTDVKPEVRSQACSPTMTWVSEEGGGEELSIISLATTDITPAYSEQQPFPPFLSSSPPPQLSYNLEPLPPDGPVEMTVMPTVTQTCQPKPVSLYSLERQGSVTVVEKEEAVKVEGEIVVEGEEGEEGAPQRNFWSRYFLVDLLAVAMPVVPTVAWLCHGAPREVMPVYHIGSLLRGCCAVALHSLRRRGCGRGHEPTSMNGATDI